The Benincasa hispida cultivar B227 chromosome 11, ASM972705v1, whole genome shotgun sequence genome has a segment encoding these proteins:
- the LOC120090476 gene encoding S-adenosylmethionine synthase 2-like, producing METFLFTSESVNEGHPDKLCDQISDAVLDACLAQDPDSKVACETCTKTNMVMVFGEITTKADVDYEKIVRDTCRSIGFISDDVGLDADNCKVLVNIEQQSPDIAQGVHGHFTKRPEEIGAGDQGHMFGYATDETPELMPLSHVLATKLGARLTEVRKNGTCPWLRPDGKTQVTVEYYNDNGAMVPVRVHTVLISTQHDETVTNDEIAADLKEHVIKPVIPEKYLDEKTIFHLNPSGRFVIGGPHGDAGLTGRKIIIDTYGGWGAHGGGAFSGKDPTKVDRSGAYIVRQAAKSIVAAGLARRAIVQVSYAIGVPEPLSVFVDTYGTGKIPDREILKIVKENFDFRPGMITINLDLKRGGNNRFLKTAAYGHFGRDDPDFTWEVVKPLKWEKPQS from the coding sequence ATGGAGACTTTTCTATTTACTTCTGAGTCTGTGAATGAGGGTCACCCAGACAAGCTCTGTGACCAGATCTCAGATGCAGTTCTTGATGCTTGCCTTGCTCAAGATCCTGATAGCAAGGTTGCTTGTGAGACCTGCACCAAGACCAACATGGTAATGGTTTTTGGAGAGATTACAACCAAGGCGGACGTGGACTACGAGAAGATCGTCCGAGACACTTGCCGTTCCATTGGATTCATCTCGGATGATGTGGGTCTCGATGCTGATAACTGCAAGGTCTTAGTCAACATCGAGCAGCAGAGCCCTGATATTGCCCAAGGTGTCCATGGCCATTTCACTAAGCGGCCTGAGGAAATTGGTGCTGGTGACCAGGGTCACATGTTTGGCTATGCCACAGATGAGACCCCTGAATTGATGCCCCTTAGTCACGTCCTTGCAACTAAGCTCGGTGCTCGTCTCACCGAGGTGAGAAAGAATGGTACCTGCCCATGGTTGAGACCTGACGGTAAGACCCAAGTTACTGTGGAGTACTACAACGACAATGGTGCTATGGTCCCTGTTCGAGTCCACACAGTGCTTATCTCCACCCAGCACGATGAAACTGTCACGAACGATGAGATTGCGGCTGACCTTAAGGAGCATGTCATCAAGCCTGTGATCCCCGAGAAGTACCTTGATGAGAAGACCATCTTCCACCTCAATCCCTCTGGTCGATTCGTCATTGGTGGCCCACACGGAGACGCAGGTCTCACTGGTCGTAAGATCATCATCGACACTTATGGTGGATGGGGAGCTCACGGTGGAGGTGCTTTCTCTGGAAAGGACCCAACCAAAGTGGACAGAAGTGGTGCTTACATTGTCAGGCAGGCTGCCAAGAGCATTGTAGCTGCCGGTCTTGCTAGGAGGGCAATCGTGCAAGTCTCTTATGCCATTGGTGTGCCTGAACCGTTGTCGGTCTTTGTCGACACATATGGAACTGGGAAGATCCCCGACAGGGAAATTCTCAAGATTGTGAAGGAGAACTTCGACTTCAGACCTGGAATGATCACCATCAACCTGGACTTGAAGAGAGGTGGGAATAACAGATTCTTGAAGACAGCCGCATATGGACATTTTGGAAGGGATGACCCTGATTTCACCTGGGAAGTTGTGAAGCCTCTCAAATGGGAGAAGCCTCAATCTTGA